The following are encoded together in the Mesoplodon densirostris isolate mMesDen1 chromosome 2, mMesDen1 primary haplotype, whole genome shotgun sequence genome:
- the AQP10 gene encoding LOW QUALITY PROTEIN: aquaporin-10 (The sequence of the model RefSeq protein was modified relative to this genomic sequence to represent the inferred CDS: inserted 3 bases in 2 codons; deleted 1 base in 1 codon; substituted 1 base at 1 genomic stop codon): MAYTQSLAQVKDRLQIQSLLAWQCLAEFLGVFVLTLLIQGTLAQAVTSGGTKGNFFTMFLASSLGVRLAIYISGNVSGAHLNPALSLVIRLLGCLPWAKFPXYSLVQLLSAFCASGAXVYALYHDALQNYTGGNLTVTGPKETASIFVTYPAPYLSLSNGFLDNVLGTWMLIVEILAILDTRNKGVPAGVEPVVVGLLILAIRLSMGASCGFPINPAWDLDPRLFTYVAGWGPEVFSASNGWWXGPLGRATLSTATHQQLVALHHPEHSEPAQDLECAQPEASDSESPAATQVQESKL; the protein is encoded by the exons ATGGCCTACACTCAGTCCCTGGCCCAAGTCAAGGACCGGCTTCAGATCCAGAGCCTCCTGGCCTGGCAGTGCCTGGCC GAGTTTCTGGGTGTGTTTGTGCTCACA CTCCTCATACAGGGGACTTTGGCCCAGGCTGTCACCAGTGGAGGAACCAAAGGCAACTTCTTCACCATGTTTCTGGCTAGCTCTCTGGGTGTTAGGCTAGCCATCTACATCAGTGGTAATGTCTCAG GGGCCCACCTGAATCCAGCCTTATCCCTGGTCATACGCCTCCTGGGATGCCTCCCCTGGGCCAAGTTTCC ATACTCCTTGGTGCAGTTGCTCTCTGCTTTCTGTGCCTCTGGAGCATAGGTGTATGCTCTCTATCATG ATGCCCTACAGAACTATACAGGTGGGAACCTGACAGTGACTGGTCCCAAGGAGACAGCCTCCATCTTTGTCACCTACCCTGCCCCCTATCTGTCCCTGAGCAATGGCTTCCTGGA CAATGTTCTGGGCACCTGGATGCTGATTGTGGAGATCTTAGCCATCCTGGACACACGGAACAAGGGAGTGCCTGCGGGTGTGGAGCCTGTGGTAGTGGGGTTGCTGATCCTGGCCATCAGGCTATCCATGGGTGCCAGCTGTGGGTTCCCAATCAACCCTGCCTGGGACCTCGACCCACGGCTTTTCACCTACGTGGCTGGCTGGGGCCCTGAAGTCTTCAG CGCTAGCAATGGCTGGT TAGGCCCTCTAGGGAGGGCCACACTTAGCACAGCCACACACCAGCAGCTGGTGGCTCTGCACCATCCTGAGCACTCAGAGCCAGCTCAGGATCTAGAGTGTGCCCAACCTGAAGCCTCAGACTCGGAAAGTCCTGCCGCAACTCAGGTGCAGGAGAGTAAGCTGTGA